The Chloroflexus aggregans DSM 9485 genome segment GTCGGTAGTCAGATTACCTCGTCGCCGCGGGTAGAAGGTGGTCGGCTCTACTTCGGTGCAGTCGATCAGGCTGTGTACTGTCTTGACGCCGGAAATGGGCAGTTGATATGGAAATATCTTACCGACGGTCCCATTGTCTCGACACCGATGATCGTAAACGGGATCGTTTACATTGGTTCGATGGATCATCACCTTTACGCACTGAGGGCGTAGATAGGTTGTTCAAGGGAGAGGATCACTATGCCGGACGAAACCGCTCCTTCAACAGACGAAACACCAACCGAGCCCCTGAGTTTGGCAGCCATCGAGGCAGAACGGCAGCGCCAATTGAGTTTAACCCCCCCTGAAGAGGATGGGACACGCCAAATCGGGCAGGATTACCAGCCGGCGCTGACTTTGCGTCGTTCGCTCCAGGGGTTTACCGCCGCTGCATTGCGAGATATTGGTCGAGTGCGTGAGGTCAATCAAGATTGTGCTTTGGCGATGATCATGACCCTGCCGCGGGAAGGGAGTGATGTACCGGTAGGTCTGTTTGTGGTTGCCGATGGGATGGGCGGTCATCAGGGGGGTGAGATCGCCAGCCGGTTAGCCGTTCAGACGGTGCTGACCAGTGTGCTAGAACGGCTCGTGTTGCCGGTGATTGAGGATGGGATCCTCGAAGCGCTTCAGCCCCTGATGATTGAGGCAGTGCAAGAAGCGAATGCCGTGATTTGGCGAGAAGCGCAGGCACTTGGCTCAGATATGGGCACCACCTGCACCGCTGCGTTGGTCATTGGGCATGGTCTCTACGTGGCGCATGTCGGCGATTCACGCTGCTATGTCTACGAACCGGGCGGGTTACGTCAGCTTACGACCGATCACTCGACCGTCGGGCGCCTAATTACACTTGGTCAGCTTGATCCTGAGGAGGCACGCGATCATCCGCTGCGCAACCAACTTTATCGAACGGTCGGTCAACAACCGAATATCGCCGTTGATTTTGTCTACCATCAACTGAATAATTGCTCGCACATCGTGCTGTGTAGTGATGGTCTGTGGAGTATGGTCGATGAAAAGGCCATTGAGCAAGCACTCCACCATAGCCCCTGGCCACATGATGTCTGCCGTGAGTTGATCGCCTTGGCGAACCTGGCCGGTGGTGATGACAATATCTCGGTGGTCGTCGTTTCACTTCCGCTCGATGAGGGGCAGCGATGAGCAAGGTTGAACTGCGGATAACGCCTAGTCGCAGTGTGTTACCGGCCCTTAACGAGCCACAGCTCTTGTATGCGCTGATCGAGTTGTCGGCACAGAGCGGTGCAACGAAGATGCCCCGTCTGCCGCTGAACTTGTGTTTGGTGATCGACCGCAGCTCGTCGATGCGTGGTGAGCGTTTGCAACAGGTGAAGCAGGCCGCGATGCAGATTCTCGACCTGCTTGGTGATAACGAGAGTTTTGCATTAGTCACGTTCAATGACCGGGCCGAAGTGGTGGTATCGTCCCAACTGGCACGGGCACGGGCTGAAATTAAACGCCAAATTAGCGCAATCGAAGCTGCCGGCGGTACCGAAATGGCAACCGGTTTGGCGCTTGGTGTGCAAGAACTGCAACGGGCGATGATGCCGCGGGCGATCCATCGCTTACTGTTGCTGACCGATGGCCGTACTTACGGTGATGAGAGCCGTTGTGTCGAGATTGCGCGGCGTGCCCAAGCGCGTGGGATTGGGATTACGGCGTTAGGCATCGGTAGTGAGTGGAATGAAGACTTGCTGGAAACGATCGCCGCGCGAGAGAATAGTCGCACGCACTATATTACGTCTGCCGCCGACATCACCAAGATTTTTACCGCCGAAGTTGAGCGTATGCACAGTATTTTCGCCCAAGATGTGCAGGTGCGACTAGCCTTACCGCCGCAGGCCCTCGTCCGTTCGTTCGACCGGGTACGTCCTTTCATCGGGCCATTACCGGTGATGGAAGAGGCTGATTCGGTCTGGACGGCCACACTCGGTGATTGGCCTGAGCAGGACGTACAAGCTTTTTTGGTTGAAGTGGTGATACCGTCGTTGCCCGAAGGTCGTCATACGCTGATCCGATTCAATCTGCGTTTTCGCATACCCGGAAGTGATAATGCGGTGCAGAGCTATGACCAGGTGTTGCAGGCTGTAGTTCGCGATCCGGCTGAGGTAAATGCTGATGTTGATCCGACGGTCAAGCATTGGCTGGAACGGTTGGTCGCCTATCGGTTGCAGGCCAGTGCATGGCAAGCGGTTGAGGAAGGAAAACTAGAAGAGGCAACTCGGCGGTTACAAATGGCCGGTACGCGCCTATTTGAAGCGGGTCAGGTTGAACTGGCGCGTGCCGTTCAAGAGGAAGCAACTCGCCTGCTCCGCTCCGGTCAAGCGAGTGCCGAGGGTCGCAAACGGATCAAGTATGGTACGCGCGGCTTGATCGGGCGTGAAGAGCAGTCATAAGCCGGAGTAGACGAGGCATGATTATCTGTAGCCATTGTCAATCCCAACAACTCGATGGCACGATCTTCTGTACCGTTTGTGGGGCAAGTTTGATCAGTACAACCTCGCAGCGCCAAACAACCGCGTCGCTGAATCGGGCAGCAGAATCGGTACAATTGCTCGATGATACTGCTACGGTGTTACCGGCTCCAGAACCGACAGTAAGCGAACCAACGGTTGCGCTCGTCGTGCTCAGCTCTGGACGCCGGATTACCTTACCGGTTACTGCTGAAATTCTCATCGGGCGGAAGGATCAGCAACGCAGTTTTTTTCCCGATGTCGATTTTAGTCTTGATGGTGGCTATGATGCCGGTGTTTCACGCCGGCATGCTCGGATTATCTGTCAGAATGGCACCTACATGCTCGAAGACCTCGGTAGTTCGAACGGCACGTTTCTTAACCGGCAACGGGTGCCGCCCGGTCAGCCGATGCTATTAAAGCACGGCGATGAGGTTCAGTTTGGGATGCTCCTGGTGCGGTTTGAATTGCATCGCTAGCTATAAACCTTGCGGAGGATTCTCTATGCCGAGAACGGTCGTCCTACATCTCACCGGCGAAGATCCGCTGCTGGCC includes the following:
- a CDS encoding PP2C family protein-serine/threonine phosphatase, with protein sequence MPDETAPSTDETPTEPLSLAAIEAERQRQLSLTPPEEDGTRQIGQDYQPALTLRRSLQGFTAAALRDIGRVREVNQDCALAMIMTLPREGSDVPVGLFVVADGMGGHQGGEIASRLAVQTVLTSVLERLVLPVIEDGILEALQPLMIEAVQEANAVIWREAQALGSDMGTTCTAALVIGHGLYVAHVGDSRCYVYEPGGLRQLTTDHSTVGRLITLGQLDPEEARDHPLRNQLYRTVGQQPNIAVDFVYHQLNNCSHIVLCSDGLWSMVDEKAIEQALHHSPWPHDVCRELIALANLAGGDDNISVVVVSLPLDEGQR
- a CDS encoding FHA domain-containing protein, which gives rise to MIICSHCQSQQLDGTIFCTVCGASLISTTSQRQTTASLNRAAESVQLLDDTATVLPAPEPTVSEPTVALVVLSSGRRITLPVTAEILIGRKDQQRSFFPDVDFSLDGGYDAGVSRRHARIICQNGTYMLEDLGSSNGTFLNRQRVPPGQPMLLKHGDEVQFGMLLVRFELHR
- a CDS encoding vWA domain-containing protein; this translates as MSKVELRITPSRSVLPALNEPQLLYALIELSAQSGATKMPRLPLNLCLVIDRSSSMRGERLQQVKQAAMQILDLLGDNESFALVTFNDRAEVVVSSQLARARAEIKRQISAIEAAGGTEMATGLALGVQELQRAMMPRAIHRLLLLTDGRTYGDESRCVEIARRAQARGIGITALGIGSEWNEDLLETIAARENSRTHYITSAADITKIFTAEVERMHSIFAQDVQVRLALPPQALVRSFDRVRPFIGPLPVMEEADSVWTATLGDWPEQDVQAFLVEVVIPSLPEGRHTLIRFNLRFRIPGSDNAVQSYDQVLQAVVRDPAEVNADVDPTVKHWLERLVAYRLQASAWQAVEEGKLEEATRRLQMAGTRLFEAGQVELARAVQEEATRLLRSGQASAEGRKRIKYGTRGLIGREEQS